One window of Cohnella hashimotonis genomic DNA carries:
- a CDS encoding GyrI-like domain-containing protein, whose protein sequence is MESYSVEHKKSFTLTAYGFSIQSNFRDVPTLQKEKAAFWGGLKADGRFDKLKAAAKDDREWSVNEVYQGRPWNYFAVEASKSVTDATRIIEFPESEYIVVAGTGDKEALFDQLTYRAFAEVLSQVTDYAYIGGPNATYRKENGDGTFYGEFWVPVVKK, encoded by the coding sequence GTGGAAAGTTACTCCGTCGAACACAAAAAGTCGTTTACACTGACCGCGTATGGTTTTTCGATACAATCCAATTTCCGGGACGTGCCGACTTTGCAAAAAGAAAAAGCGGCGTTCTGGGGAGGACTGAAGGCTGACGGGCGTTTTGACAAGCTTAAGGCGGCCGCAAAGGATGATCGTGAATGGTCAGTCAACGAGGTTTATCAAGGCAGACCGTGGAATTACTTCGCGGTAGAAGCTAGCAAATCGGTGACTGACGCAACGCGCATCATCGAGTTTCCGGAGAGCGAGTACATCGTGGTCGCAGGAACCGGCGACAAGGAAGCTCTGTTCGATCAGTTGACTTACCGCGCTTTTGCCGAAGTCTTGTCGCAAGTCACGGACTATGCTTATATCGGCGGTCCAAATGCGACTTATCGCAAAGAAAATGGCGACGGCACGTTCTACGGCGAATTTTGGGTTCCGGTGGTTAAAAAATAG
- a CDS encoding GNAT family N-acetyltransferase: MSEIYRLATQEDAERIQEVIYEAYITIRELELHWPAAHADLAMIQTNIAEHECYVLEIDGEVQATVTLSKGNELKGITDLPFLRWFAVDPASQGKGVGNKLLTWVEEQIIRDKLGAPAVTLATAEKHPWLLPMYERRGYERLMAFDPGNGDGTMHLLKKSVAPGN; the protein is encoded by the coding sequence ATGAGTGAAATTTATCGTTTAGCGACACAAGAGGATGCGGAGAGAATACAAGAGGTAATCTATGAGGCTTATATCACGATACGCGAGCTTGAGCTTCATTGGCCTGCCGCCCATGCGGATTTGGCCATGATCCAGACGAATATCGCTGAACATGAATGCTACGTTTTGGAGATCGATGGTGAAGTGCAAGCTACGGTTACCCTGTCTAAAGGCAATGAGCTTAAAGGAATTACGGATCTGCCTTTCCTGAGATGGTTTGCCGTGGATCCTGCGTCTCAGGGAAAAGGGGTGGGCAACAAGCTGCTCACTTGGGTGGAGGAGCAGATCATTCGCGATAAGTTGGGTGCGCCAGCCGTTACATTAGCGACTGCCGAGAAACATCCATGGCTGCTGCCCATGTATGAACGCCGAGGCTATGAACGATTGATGGCCTTTGACCCGGGAAATGGGGACGGGACGATGCATTTATTAAAGAAAAGTGTCGCTCCGGGCAACTAA
- a CDS encoding NAD(P)H-binding protein — protein sequence MTITKAMVIGATGGTGAAITEELVSRGIDTIAFGRSRHKLEQFANRLGNPAHLTLAVGDAMRPDDIASQAGGADVWFHCANVPYHEMTSKLIPLGESVMEAADRMAARVVAIDGIYPYGRRQSNPVTEEHPKAPHTRKGKVRLDYERMLFSKRWNKAKVAIARLPDYYGPTANEASYLGSTLEAIAAGKMAFYIGNMHIPREFVYLPDAAAMIVELAGKEIAYGQNWHIPGTGLIAGRDIVKIAQSASGSVKSVIPLKKLGLSLLGIGMPVMKEVVEMLYLTEEPLTLSRDKYERFIGPVVATPFQEGIASTIKALQKRI from the coding sequence ATGACGATCACGAAGGCAATGGTCATTGGAGCAACCGGCGGAACGGGTGCCGCAATTACGGAAGAGCTGGTAAGTCGCGGGATCGACACGATTGCGTTCGGGCGTTCACGTCACAAATTAGAGCAATTCGCGAATCGGCTAGGCAACCCTGCTCATCTGACGCTTGCCGTTGGGGATGCCATGCGACCGGACGATATCGCTTCTCAAGCTGGCGGGGCGGACGTATGGTTCCATTGCGCGAACGTTCCGTACCACGAGATGACGAGTAAGCTGATTCCGCTGGGCGAGTCGGTGATGGAGGCGGCGGACCGCATGGCTGCTCGAGTCGTCGCCATTGACGGAATATACCCTTACGGCAGGAGACAATCCAACCCCGTAACCGAGGAGCATCCGAAAGCGCCGCATACGCGAAAAGGTAAAGTTCGCTTGGACTATGAACGGATGTTGTTTAGCAAGCGGTGGAACAAGGCCAAGGTTGCGATCGCCCGATTGCCGGATTATTACGGACCTACCGCCAACGAAGCCTCGTATTTGGGCTCGACGCTGGAAGCGATCGCCGCCGGCAAGATGGCGTTTTACATCGGGAATATGCATATTCCCCGCGAATTCGTCTACTTGCCGGACGCGGCGGCCATGATTGTCGAGCTGGCGGGTAAAGAAATCGCCTACGGCCAGAATTGGCATATCCCGGGTACCGGGTTAATCGCAGGGCGAGACATCGTGAAGATTGCGCAATCGGCAAGCGGCAGCGTCAAATCGGTCATTCCGTTAAAGAAGCTGGGCTTGTCTCTACTCGGAATCGGCATGCCTGTTATGAAGGAAGTGGTGGAAATGCTTTACTTAACAGAAGAGCCTCTGACGCTTAGCCGAGACAAGTACGAGAGGTTCATCGGCCCGGTCGTGGCAACACCGTTCCAAGAGGGGATCGCCTCAACGATAAAAGCCTTACAAAAGAGAATATAA